A window of the Podospora bellae-mahoneyi strain CBS 112042 chromosome 6, whole genome shotgun sequence genome harbors these coding sequences:
- a CDS encoding hypothetical protein (antiSMASH:Cluster_3) — protein MPTINTHSVQIALEGILCGERKNWDHNMAVLPRWIHKLGSVYYTALIVDEQVRKYGWLSGRQGERLTPSEMPKPVREFLNLASTGLCNLRGIAANLKEIIERSEITSNFIERATIEYREGPVGGFERPLGAAGRQLERCVVLSEEMATTYNSFGACLERTMKSSMTDELYLMDEEKREWIKDAALLSKMITVVYYNVLTAAAELKKVSELLQPGLRLKGEPLVELYTEVLSARTRLKVTRELAKLFATTVDSLGPLIDKLDSIVQDGDKSWRTQMQGDLRRFTEVFEERKDYAEDAAKQRNAKIWRNIRKFVRDSHVAVEPC, from the exons ATGCCAACCATCAACACTCATTCCGTCCAGATCGCACTGGAGGGCATCCTCTGTGGTGAGCGCAAGAACTGGGACCACAATATGGCCGTGTTGCCCAGATGGATTCACAAGCTGGGCTCGGTTTACTACACGGCTTTGATTGTGGACGAGCAGGTCAGGAAGTATGGATGGTTGTCCGGCCGTCAAGGTGAGCG GCTCACTCCTTCTGAGATGCCAAAGCCCGTCCGTGAATTTCTTAACCTTGCTTCTACCGGGCTTTGCAACCTCCGGGGGATTGCAGCCAATCTCAAGGAAATCATCGAGCGATCGGAAATCACGTCCAACTTTATCGAGCGGGCTACCATTGAGTACAGAGAGGGACCCGTTGGTGGATTCGAAAGGCCTCTGGGGGCTGCTGGGAGACAGTTGGAGAGGTGTGTCGTGCTTTCTGAGGAAATGGCGACGACCTACAACAGCTTTGGTGCTTGTCTTGAGCGTACGATGAAG TCATCCATGACCGATGAGCTCTACCTGATGGACGAGGAGAAAAGGGAGTGGATCAAAGATGCCGCCCTACTCAGCAAGATGATCACCGTGGTCTACTACAACGTCCTGACAGCTGCTGCCGAGCTCAAGAAAGTCTCGGAACTGCTCCAACCTGGACTCAGACTCAAGGGCGAACCTCTCGTGGAGCTGTACACTGAAGTCTTGAGCGCCCGGACCCGGTTGAAGGTCACTCGGGAGCTGGCCAAGCTATTCGCCACGACGGTCGACTCCCTGGGCCCTCTGATCGACAAGCTGGATTCGATCGTCCAAGATGGAGACAAGTCTTGGCGCACCCAAATGCAGGGAGACCTTCGCCGGTTCACTGAGGTGTTTGAGGAGCGAAAGGACTACGCCGAGGACGCCGCCAAACAG CGCAACGCCAAGATCTGGCGCAACATCCGCAAGTTTGTGCGGGATTCGCATGTTGCGGTCGAACCCTGTTAA
- a CDS encoding hypothetical protein (COG:S; EggNog:ENOG503PDYW) — MDHLNANHIYHHGHGYGPVADPYTGVPPGHYDAAPSTRDFDSTTQWVNTLEGPSAASSKRGQEGPQPAFTHDSNRELKGVRVSSHRSEAASGALTKPLWRIWMLEMLCVLLSLLAFITIVVTLFKCDRQKLPDWPLKISLNTFLAFFTTLSKAAFMVPVSIAISQAQWSWFLDERPLHDFHVIDQASRGPWGSIVLLTRIRTKHIVVIGAFITIISVVTSPITQLAISYPVREVVAAELAEVPAVRTVMSPRDEVTFATRTAMLEAITPDGKQSRRVRMAPTGATCPTGNCTFDVFHSLGVCVEMVDISSAIVVQSWPGPEPGEEAVVKNNGSVVMMGDPFYPRRTIWNASLPGTHVDLVHQSRMAAVSDMLVGNQTVGFADNPTLMATRIASFVELYTVPIPQDDENMRQLTDMSNGSNIASATHQFRHEALEFLFHLCVQTYNTTIRNGIHDNQLIATTSQPTPEDSDFFLNMNCSSKVGVPTGCRHSPSSKWNITLHLESPPNSSIPSGSFSANYRAMEFIAGEMKTYMMGSGRETYYERWDSPSRGVVTRSDFIKTIMQMVLYTETTIINTTARIDTMTYLFKNIATSISYRLRTTDQELQLSSDAFNVTGQAWKQESYVHITWPWLTFLAVELLVASIFLVATIIGQVRMRKAARHEAGSDYSEMFFDYKDAAIAPLLALGQQCRSEAGGGLGPRGVMEKVAKSLRVKIDGNEVVVSRSEVWGV, encoded by the exons ATGGATCATTTAAACGCCAACCACATCTACCATCATGGACACGGCTATGGGCCTGTGGCTGATCCATACACCGGAGTTCCTCCAGGACATTATGATGCTGCCCCGTCGACAAGGGATTTTGACAGCACGACTCAATGGGTCAACACTCTGGAAGGTCCAAGCGCTGCGAGCAGCAAacgagggcaagaagggccACAACCTGCCTTCACCCACGACTCCAATCGGGAACTGAAGGGTGTACGGGTCTCGAGTCACCGGTCTGAAGCCGCGAGTGGTGCCTTGACCAAACCACTCTGGAGGATATGGATGTTGGAGATGCTATGCGTTCTTCTCAGCCTACTTGCCTTTATCACCATAGTCGTCACACTCTTCAAGTGCGACCGCCAGAAACTACCAGACTGGCCACTGAAAATCTCACTCAACACCTTTCTTGCTTTCTTCACTACCCTTTCCAAAGCAGCATTCATGGTTCCAGTATCAATAGCAATTAGCCAAGCTCAGTGGTCCTGGTTCCTGGACGAAAGACCGCTGCACGACTTTCACGTCATCGACCAAGCAAGCAGGGGACCGTGGGGCTCTATCGTTTTGCTCACTCGAATCCGTACGAAGCATATCGTCGTCATTGGGGCTTTCATTACCATCATAAGTGTGGTAACATCTCCAATAACACAGTTGGCCATCAGCTACCCAGTTCGGGAGGTTGTGGCAGCCGAGCTTGCAGAAGTTCCAGCGGTTCGCACCGTCATGTCGCCCAGAGATGAAGTCACGTTTGCGACGCGCACTGCAATGCTGGAAGCCATTACTCCCGACGGAAAGCAAAGCCGCAGAGTACGCATGGCACCTACTGGAGCGACCTGTCCGACTGGCAATTGCACCTTTGATGTGTTCCACTCCTTGGGCGTCTGTGTGGAGATGGTCGACATTTCCTCAGCGATAGTCGTGCAAAGCTGGCCGGGTCCGGAGCCTGGAGAGGAGGCTGTTGTCAAGAACAACGGGTCTGTGGTTATGATGGGCGATCCCTTTTACCCCAGACGCACCATATGGAACGCCTCTCTCCCCGGCACGCACGTCGATCTGGTTCACCAAAGTCGAATGGCTGCTGTGTCCGATATGCTCGTGGGCAACCAGACCGTTGGGTTTGCAGACAATCCCACTTTGATGGCGACACGGATAGCGTCGTTTGTGGAGCTCTACACTGTCCCTATCCCACAGGACGACGAGAACATGCGGCAGCTGACAGATATGTCCAACGGCTCCAACATTGCCAGTGCAACACACCAGTTTCGACACGAAGCCCTCGAGTTTCTGTTTCACCTATGCGTCCAAACCTACAACACCACTATCCGAAATGGTATACACGACAACCAGCTTATTGCTACCACTTCACAGCCAACACCGGAGGACTCTgacttcttcctcaacatgAACTGCAGCTCCAAAGTGGGCGTGCCCACTGGATGCCGTCATAGCCCGTCGTCCAAGTGGAATATCACGCTGCATCTCGAGAGCCCACCCAACTCTTCGATTCCGTCGGGGAGCTTCAGTGCCAACTACCGTGCCATGGAGTTCATCGCGGGCGAGATGAAGACATACATGATGGGATCTGGGCGCGAAACATACTACGAGAGGTGGGACTCGCCCAGCCGTGGGGTTGTAACAAGAAGTGACTTTATCAAAACCATCATGCAGATGGTCTTGTACACCGAGAcgaccatcatcaacacgACGGCGCGAATAGATACCATGACATATCTCTTCAAGAATATCGCCACGAGTATCTCTTACCg ACTTAGAACGACCGATCAAGAACTCCAGCTGTCCAGCGATGCTTTCAATGTCACAGGGCAGGCGTGGAAGCAGGAATCCTATGTTCACATCACCTGGCCGTGGCTGACCTTTTTGGCGGTTGAGCTACTCGTCGCGTCCATCTTCTTAGTTGCCACCATTATTGGACAAGTCAGAATGCGCAAGGCAGCTAGACACGAGGCAGGATCTGATTATAGTGAGATGTTTTTTGACTACAAAGACGCTGCCATCGCCCCTCTCCTCGCTCTTGGTCAACAGTGTCGAAGTGAGGCTGGCGGTGGACTCGGGCCCAGGGGGGTGATGGAAAAGGTTGCAAAGAGTCTTCGGGTGAAGATCGATGGGAATGAAGTGGTTGTTTCTAGGAGTGAAGTCTGGGGAGTTTGA
- a CDS encoding hypothetical protein (EggNog:ENOG503PE5N; antiSMASH:Cluster_3), translating into MFTTALFSALMASLTVASPVSLTQRQFQGNYPPRTTANGFKLVANISTPSNIFDPPVHNWFLSGVHVGAGLNAAILVPNVDAAATLFVNGTGRDVSAQATSIGLPPIKYQGGATPMGLRFPMGPIEHATNLGLNFGPGNIGAGVVGGLRSPWAQAFTPYPYFIVCNETEPAYGRPQHAVKVAPSVESIPENCVAITFLAQCATLPEDVFEGVDELNIHQLDAPCYEDVGAIDWSQYD; encoded by the coding sequence ATGTTCACCACCGCGctcttctccgccctcaTGGCTAGCCTGACAGTTGCCTCGCCCGTCTCACTCACACAACGCCAGTTTCAAGGAAACTATCCCCCTCGCACGACCGCCAATGGCTTCAAGCTCGTGGCCAATATATCCACACCCTCCAACATCTTCGACCCACCCGTCCATAACTGGTTCCTCTCCGGCGTCCACGTCGGCGCCGGTCTCAACGCAGCCATCCTGGTGCCCAACGTCGACGCAGCAGCCACCCTCTTCGTCAACGGCACCGGCCGTGATGTCTCAGCCCAAGCTACCTCGATTGGTCTTCCTCCCATCAAATACCAAGGCGGTGCCACCCCCATGGGTCTGCGATTCCCCATGGGCCCCATCGAGCACGCTACCAACCTCGGTCTCAACTTTGGCCCTGGCAACATCGGCGCaggagtggtggggggtttgagAAGTCCTTGGGCACAGGCTTTCACTCCCTACCCTTACTTTATCGTCTGCAACGAAACAGAGCCCGCCTATGGTCGTCCCCAGCACGCGGTCAAGGTTGCCCCGAGTGTGGAGTCTATTCCCGAGAACTGCGTCGCTATTACATTCTTGGCGCAGTGTGCTACGCTACCCGAGGATgtgtttgagggggttgacgagTTGAATATCCACCAGCTTGACGCTCCCTGCTATGAGGATGTTGGCGCGATTGACTGGAGCCAGTATGACTAG
- a CDS encoding hypothetical protein (antiSMASH:Cluster_3) gives MSTTSPSPSPSPSLSPSPSPLPSPLGPYVRLPSLETQLLTSAIQYLDEDRWKDAFKTICVAGHAMHSPPAKLHNLHLLPHINQLFEAIMLHHAYGVDHHVDHTINHILHLAVRTCQDAREDQHDTYSDECIRWMTPIEVEIRQYLQFYRMFCRYLENHSMSIESDRILDDVRNLIQKMCPTVNNLCGWVPRTPPRDIRQDMQGAAADNTPRRRSQRLRSHHSTPEPAASNPRQQRRSQRPRRRRVSPPPQLPTPPTQSGDLTCSSTYKTEDYIPSLLTPITQFSAPRSSQVPKVNEPEEEPTQLVGSRVLQFIKPPIPRTRLVEGGILPADFTSLRPVHIHVASQRCCSGL, from the coding sequence ATGTCCACCacgtcaccatcaccatcaccatcaccatcgctatcaccatcaccctcgccacTACCATCACCTTTGGGGCCATATGTACGACTGCCGTCTTTAGAGACCCAGCTGTTAACGTCCGCAATACAATATCTGGACGAAGATCGCTGGAAAGATGCTTTCAAGACCATCTGTGTCGCTGGACATGCGATGCACAGCCCACCCGCCAAGCTTCACAACCTGCACCTGCTACCACATATCAACCAGCTTTTTGAAGCCATCATGCTCCATCACGCCTATGGCGTTGACCACCACGTAGACCACACCATTAACCACATTTTGCACCTCGCTGTCCGGACGTGTCAGGATGCGAGAGAAGACCAACATGACACATATTCTGACGAATGCATCAGATGGATGACGCCGATCGAAGTCGAAATAAGGCAATACCTCCAGTTCTATCGCATGTTCTGTCGGTACCTCGAGAACCACTCCATGTCTATCGAGTCCGACCGCATTTTGGACGATGTGCGCAACCTGATACAAAAGATGTGTCCGACTGTCAACAACTTGTGTGGGTGGGTGCCCAGGACACCGCCAAGAGATATCCGCCAAGACATGCAAGGAGCGGCAGCCGACAACACGCCGCGCAGGCGATCACAACGATTGCGCTCCCACCACTCAACACCGGAGCCTGCCGCCTCAAACCCAAGGCAGCAAAGGAGATCTCAACGACCTCGGCGCCGGAGGGTgtcacccccaccccaactaccaaccccacccacccaaagCGGCGATCTGACGTGTTCTTCAACCTACAAGACTGAAGATTACATCCCCTCCCTGCTCACGCCAATCACTCAGTTTTCAGCCCCGCGCTCCTCGCAGGTACCAAAAGTGAACGAGCCAGAAGAAGAGCCCACCCAGCTTGTGGGTTCAAGGGTGTTGCAGTTCATCAAGCCACCAATACCGAGAACCAGATTGGTGGAAGGAGGAATTTTACCGGCCGATTTCACTTCGCTGCGTCCTGTTCATATCCATGTTGCATCGCAAAGATGTTGTTCGGGCTTATAG
- a CDS encoding hypothetical protein (EggNog:ENOG503NZ79; COG:E; antiSMASH:Cluster_3): MSDERPSHVVIQGILPKEAPGIRREFSDWAKDHENNIQVSLFIRALQKFYDTPYTETLSYFQVAGIHGYPGNLKWDGAVAPPHDRDARHYIYCTHNHFNFPTWHRPYMVLFEETLWKLMGEVIEKNLEFHDDADKKLWLEERNKWRLPYWDWALNSAQGKVPDLFVPYSIKIRQPVGKGGSQQESENVPNPLARFQVKENGVPIKMGKLPKKYRVDSVQLGDGSYLPWAECSGTSRWGIKPHTQPDEWTEGVNKTEMIAPAINNHEWYFSPDKRKPEDQKKREEAIFKHPVGDLLHRLFKIDNWEDFSSTRVSQAPSDIDWEKWVSLEYVHNNLHGFIGGDGVEGIGHMQNVPSAAFDPIFYMHHCNIDRITAIWQTLHEGVWFENDVLAERELYPFRGPKLDGEIDYFTSNDVRDWTRFGYQYEILELRDGETEVGRKRRINEFIDKSYFSTAQVLLKDEGHLFHDGSDIESFAARNEFEDYIIDVIYDRQVIPLTFYALNGDPYIIHFFLGAPVPQPESNGVAAKITFKSPKHVGMVYNFSTPWLGNGNNTESAMSDVESDGEEPEPESDQPTCGNCVSQQAENILSNAMIPLTIPLYNAAADKDIEGLENIHPDQVRDFLANELTWVAVSTNGTIIPWERLPKTKVFVLKGKAKHYTENSKLSSYKEYDALGHITHNKPAGASHADYGQYA; the protein is encoded by the exons ATGTCGGATGAGCGTCCCAGTCATGTTGTCATTCAGGGTATCCTGCCCAAGGAGGCTCCCGGCATTCGAAGAGAATTCTCCGACTGGGCCAAAGACCATGAGAACAACATTCAGGTGTCTCTCTTCATCCGCGCCCTGCAAAAGTTCTACGACACCCCCTACACTGAAACCCTCTCCTACTTCCAGGTCGCTGGTATCCACGGCTACCCCGGAAACCTGAAGTGGGACGGCGCCgttgctcctcctcacgaCAGAGACGCGAGGCATTACATCTACTGCACCCACAATCACTTCAACTTTCCCACTTGGCACCGTCCTTACATGGTCCTGTTTGAGGAGACCCTCTGGAAGCTGATGGGGGAGGTCATCGAGAAGAATCTCGAATTTCACGACGATGCTGACAAGAAGCTGTGGCTTGAAGAGCGGAACAAGTGGCGACTTCCTTACTGGGATTGGGCTCTCAACTCGGCCCAGGGCAAGGTTCCTGATCTATTCGTTCCCTACAGCATCAAGATCAGGCAGCCTGTGGGGAAAGGTGGATCTCAGCAGGAGTCCGAGAATGTCCCAAATCCTCTCGCCCGGTTCCAGGTCAAAGAAAACGGTGTGCCCATCAAGATGGGCAAGCTTCCCAAGAAGTACAGGGTTGATAGCGTCCAGTTAGGTGATGGCAGCTACCTGCCT TGGGCAGAATGCTCCGGCACCAGCCGCTGGGGCATCAAGCCTCACACCCAGCCTGACGAATGGACCGAGGGCGTCAACAAGACCGAGATGATCgcccccgccatcaacaaccacgaGTGGTACTTTTCGCCAGACAAAAGGAAGCCCGAagaccagaagaagagagaggaggcgATCTTCAAACACCCAGTGGGGGATCTCCTTCATCGCCTTTTCAAAATTGACAACTGGGAAGACTTCTCATCCACGCGAGTGAGCCAGGCGCCCAGCGACATAGACTGGGAGAAGTGGGTCTCGCTGGAGTATGTCCACAACAACCTGCAT GGGTTCATTGGCGGCGACGGTGTCGAGGGCATTGGACACATGCAAAACGTTCCTTCGGCCGCGTTTGACCCCATCTTTTACATGCACCATTGCAACATTGATCGCATCACCGCCATATGGCAGACGCTGCACGAGGGTGTCTGGTTTGAGAACGATGTCCTCGCCGAGAGAGAGCTCTACCCCTTCCGCGGGCCAAAGCTGGACGGCGAGATCGACTACTTCACGTCCAATGATGTGCGGGACTGGACCCGGTTCGGTTACCAGTACGAGATCCTCGAACTCAGAGATGGGGAGACCGAGGTGGGACGCAAAAGGCGCATCAATGAGTTCATCGACAAGTCGTACTTCAGCACCGCCCAGGTCTTGCTCAAGGACGAGGGTCACTTGTTTCACGATGGTTCAGATATCGAATCCTTCGCCGCCCGCAACGAATTTGAGGATTACATCATCGATGTCATCTATGACCGGCAAGTTATTCCTCTCACGTT CTATGCTCTGAATGGAGATCCCTACATAATCCATTTCTTCCTCGGTGCCCCGGTGCCTCAGCCCGAGTCCAACGGGGTGGCGGCCAAGATAACCTTCAAGTCACCCAAGCACGTCGGGATGGTCTACAACTTCTCGACTCCTTGGCTTGGAAACGGCAACAACACCGAATCGGCCATGTCTGATGTGGAATCTGACGGGGAGGAGCCTGAGCCGGAATCTGACCAGCCCACGTGCGGCAACTGCGTGTCCCAGCAAGCGGAAAACATCCTCAGCAACGCCATGATTCCCTTGACGATCCCACTCTACAACGCCGCAGCAGACAAAGACATCGAGGGCCTCGAAAACATCCACCCGGATCAGGTCAGGGACTTCCTCGCCAACGAGCTTACCTGGGTTGCCGTGAGC ACGAACGGCACAATTATCCCCTGGGAACGCctccccaagaccaaggtTTTCGTCCTCAAGGGCAAGGCCAAGCATTACACCGAAAACTCGAAGCTGTCATCGTACAAGGAGTATGACGCTTTGGGCCACATTACGCACAACAAGCCAGCCGGTGCTTCTCATGCCGACTATGGACAGTATGCTTGA
- a CDS encoding hypothetical protein (EggNog:ENOG503NYRE; antiSMASH:Cluster_3; COG:S), whose amino-acid sequence MRTATILTAGAISAASAGRINRADFRREDIIYKDVAIVGGGASGAHAAVRLRQDYNKSVVVVEREPILGGHVDTYVDKTTGRIHDYGLALYFPYLDSFDFFSRPEINVTLSPWFPAGGNEVRYIDFTSGKELTSAFQPPDESAGPIAVKKFHDLMTANGWDNMTQPGYWGLPAGKDIPADLLLPIGQFAKKHGIEAMLSTMYPSTGGGVGSRGNFEDILTLSIIKAFPTAWSKVFFGEVAMFSIDGGNQFLYDKISTLLGKDVLYNSQVFHSNRSNSGIELVVDSARLDDDEEQPGKSRKGKGKGKATKKLIIAKKLLLAIPPTRENLAPFDLTPAEKAHFSKPKYGRSHTAIAKHSKLPAGVQLHNLPLSATANPLSPFLQTPFVLSFTSLATDSPLFSLGSSGTNYTAFPPSEAKKVARKAIQTMVDAGTLPDLEGEEVEFVAWSDHGPGGFGVSAQELKEGWMEDMYSLQGKRSTWFTGNGIAADFTTMLWKFNDQMLDRIVEGL is encoded by the coding sequence ATGCGTACAGCAACTATTCTAACTGCAGGCGCCATCTCGGCAGCATCTGCTGGCCGCATCAACCGTGCTGATTTCCGCCGCGAGGACATCATCTACAAAGATGTGGCGatcgttggaggaggtgcgtCAGGGGCTCACGCAGCCGTTCGGTTGCGACAGGATTACAACAAGAGCGTGGTAGTCGTTGAAAGAGAGCCAATTCTGGGCGGCCATGTCGATACCTATGTGGACAAAACAACCGGAAGAATCCACGATTACGGTCTCGCCCTCTATTTTCCCTACCTAGACTCGTTTGACTTCTTCAGCCGCCCGGAAATAAACGTCACGCTCTCGCCATGGTTCCCCGCCGGAGGCAACGAGGTTCGATACATCGACTTCACCTCTGGGAAAGAGCTGACCAGCGCCTTTCAGCCACCTGATGAGTCTGCTGGCCCGATTGCCGTCAAGAAATTCCACGACCTGATGACAGCAAATGGCTGGGACAACATGACCCAACCGGGCTACTGGGGCTTGCCAGCTGGCAAAGACATCCCAGCCGACCTTTTGCTCCCAATCGGCCAGTTTGCCAAGAAGCACGGGATTGAAGCCATGCTCTCAACCATGTATCCGTCCACCGGTGGCGGCGTGGGGTCCAGGGGCAACTTTGAGGACATTTTGACCTTGAGCATCATCAAGGCTTTCCCGACAGCATGGTCGAAGGTCTTCTTCGGCGAAGTTGCCATGTTCAGCATCGATGGCGGCAACCAGTTCCTGTACGATAAGATCAGTACCCTTCTCGGAAAAGATGTCTTGTACAATTCTCAGGTTTTCCATTCGAACAGGAGCAATTCTGGAATTGAACTGGTCGTTGACTCAGCTCGgctcgatgatgacgaagagcAACCCGGCAAGAGTcggaaggggaaaggaaaaggaaaggcgaccaagaagctcatcattgccaagaagctcctcctcgccattccACCAACCAGAGAAAACCTCGCCCCGTTCGACCTGACCCCAGCAGAGAAAGCCCACTTCTCCAAACCAAAATACGGTCGAAGCCATACCGCCATTGCGAAACACTCCAAGCTCCCCGCTGGCGTTCAGCTCCACAATCTTCCTTTGTCAGCgaccgccaaccccctctcccctttcctccaaacccccttcGTCCTGAGTTTCACCAGCCTTGCCACCGACTCACCACTCTTCAGTCTTGGATCCAGCGGCACAAACTACACCGCGTTCCCTCCATCTGAAGCGAAAAAGGTCGCACGGAAAGCGATTCAAACGATGGTCGACGCCGGGACTTTGCCAGACCTTGAGGGCGAAGAGGTCGAGTTTGTTGCGTGGTCTGATCATGGCCCTGGTGGCTTCGGAGTCAGCGCTCAGGAACTGAAAgaggggtggatggaggaCATGTACTCCCTTCAAGGGAAGAGGTCGACTTGGTTCACCGGGAATGGGATTGCTGCTGATTTTACGACCATGCTGTGGAAGTTTAACGATCAGATGCTGGATAGAATTGTAGAGGGGCTGTAA
- the AGP3 gene encoding General amino acid permease (SMCOG1038:phenylalanine-specific permease; EggNog:ENOG503NUN0; COG:E; antiSMASH:Cluster_3): protein MGFPSFSALRGKRGEDVSVSKKGSEDGVAVENNAGISGSESDDFAAIDPNSGVKRGLKTRHLSMMALAGIIGPGLLIGSGRALANGGPAALLIGFGVIGIIAFSIMQSLGELTTLYPTGGAFTGLSDRFVDKAFGVAVGWNYFIIWFCVLANEYNVISSIMVDWTDAIPIWGWFLIFWFSFTAFQMLGVETFGEAEFWLALFKLVGLIAFFFFSLIYASGGVIGAEAIGFSYWRDPGAFTDGFRGVASVFVFCSTFYAGVESVAVAATETKNPRRAVPLAIRQVFIRIVVVYMGSAFFFGLVCPANSPDLTSATQRALRSPMTIAIANAGWEGGKHLINAFILVTCLSAVNSSIFIGSRTILFMAQTQKAPKFLGWTNKRGVPVPAIIFTNLFGALSMMNVSTGAQDAYSYIVNLSGVSTFLVWAAISWTHIRFRNAWAAQGHSDSELPFKSMLYPYNAWFGLGTNIFLALIQGWATFAPFDAVDFVDAYILLPLFCVIYVVYKFWNKTKTVNIHTVDLQEGRRKDLDDGRRPLADGEEIDSTLPWYKKLWKSL, encoded by the exons ATGGGcttcccatccttctctGCGTTGCGTGGAAAGCGTGGTGAAGATGTATCAGTCTCGAAAAAGGGGTCTGAGGATGGCGTGGCTGTTGAGAACAATGCCGGTATATCCGGCTCCGAGTCGGACGACTTTGCCGCCATTGACCCAAACTCGGGTGTGAAGCGCGGCCTCAAGACCCGTCACCTTTCCATGATGGCTCTCGCCGGCATCATTGGACCCGGTCTTCTCATTGGATCGGGCCGAGCTCTGGCAAATGGTGGCCCGGCTGCTCTGTTGATTGGCTTTGGCGTGATTGGTATCATTGCCTTTTCTATTATGCAGAGTCTGGGTGAACTCACCACGCTGTACCCGACCGGCGGTGCTTTTACCGGGCTGTCGGACAGATTCGTTGACAAGGCGTTTGGTGTGGCTGTTGGGTGGAATTACTTTATCATTTGGTTCTGTGTCTTGGCGAACGAGTACAACGTCATCTCGAGCATCATGGTTGACTGGACGGATGCCATTCCCATTTGGGGGTGGTTCTTGATCTTTTGG TTCTCCTTCACCGCCTTCCAGATGTTGGGTGTCGAAACCTTTGGTGAGGCCGAGTTCTGGCTGGCGCTTTTCAAGCTTGTTGGATTgatcgccttcttcttcttcagcctgAT CTACGCATCTGGTGGTGTGATTGGCGCCGAAGCTATTGGATTCAGCTACTGGCGTGACCCCGGTGCCTTTACGGATGGCTTCCGCGGTGTTGCCTCGGTCTTTGTTTTCTGCAGCACCTTTTACGCCGGAGTCGAATCCGTTgccgtcgccgccaccgAGACTAAGAATCCCCGTCGCGCCGTGCCATTGGCCATTCGACAGGTATTCATCCgcattgtggtggtgtacATGGGCAGTGCCTTTTTCTTCGGGCTCGTCTGCCCCGCCAACAGCCCCGACCTGACATCGGCTACACAACGTGCGTTGCGCAGTCCCATGACAATCGCCATCGCGAACGCCGGGTGGGAGGGCGGCAAGCATCTGATCAATGCTTTTATCCTTGTCACTTGCCTTAGCGCCGTCAACTCTTCCATCTTCATCGGCAGTCGCACTATTCTGTTCATGGCTCAGACTCAAAAGGCTCCCAAGTTCTTGGGATGGACCAACAAGAGAGGTGTCCCCGTCCctgccatcatcttcaccaacctgTTTGGTGCATTGAGCATGATGAATGTCAGCACGGGTGCCCAGGATGCCTACTCCTACATTGTCAACCTCAGCGGTGTCTCTACCTTTTTGGTATGGGCCGCCATCAGCTGGACTCATATCCGCTTCAGAAACGCTTGGGCAGCTCAGGGACACTCCGACTCCGAGCTGCCTTTCAAGTCAATGCTCTACCCCTACAACGCCTGGTTTGGTCTCGGCACCAACATCTTCCTTGCTCTCATCCAGGGCTGGGCCACCTTTGCGCCTTTTGACGCCGTTGACTTTGTCGATGCCTACATTCTACTGCCTCTCTTCTGCGTCATTTATGTCGTCTACAAGTTCTGGAACAAGACAAAAACTGTCAACATTCACACCGTCGACCTTCAGGAGGGCAGGAGAAAGGATTTGGATGATGGAAGACGACCTCTCGCCGATGGCGAGGAGATTGACTCGACTTTGCCCTGGTATAAGAAGCTGTGGAAGAGTCTCTGA